The following proteins come from a genomic window of Nitrospira sp.:
- a CDS encoding Putative transmembrane protein, with protein sequence MYALHAFSLLTGIIGTATVVGAFLTGWPSIIAVILNYIKRSEARGTWLDSHFRWQIRTFWFGLLWISLCVVFIIATFGIGLLVMWLPITLVGLWFVYRIVRGWVTLSDGRPMYV encoded by the coding sequence GTGTACGCCCTCCATGCGTTCAGCCTGCTTACCGGCATCATCGGCACTGCCACAGTGGTCGGCGCATTCCTTACCGGCTGGCCTTCGATCATCGCGGTCATTCTGAACTACATCAAGCGGAGCGAGGCTCGCGGCACCTGGCTCGACTCGCACTTTCGCTGGCAGATCCGGACGTTCTGGTTCGGACTGCTGTGGATCTCCCTTTGCGTGGTTTTCATCATCGCAACCTTTGGGATCGGCCTCCTCGTAATGTGGCTACCAATCACTCTAGTCGGACTTTGGTTCGTGTACCGGATCGTTCGCGGTTGGGTCACTCTTAGCGACGGCCGGCCGATGTATGTATAA
- a CDS encoding Tol-Pal system peptidoglycan-associated lipoprotein PAL — protein MLLQRRRGRDRLVLWVMVLTIVAGCSGRRVMSGVEDQASVSRPFPEDEAAKVAPPARVEAPEMRLPEQPAAVESPSNPIPPPSEPVAELADVYFDFDQYALRREARSRLKAAATILQAQPDQTIVIEGHCDERGTSAYNLVLGERRAQAAKRYLQDLGVAASQLRILSYGKERPFCTEHSEACWQSNRRVHFKQP, from the coding sequence ATGTTGCTTCAGAGACGACGCGGGCGGGACAGGCTCGTGCTGTGGGTGATGGTGCTCACGATTGTAGCGGGCTGTAGCGGCCGGAGAGTCATGAGCGGGGTGGAGGATCAAGCTTCCGTATCCCGTCCCTTTCCTGAGGACGAGGCGGCGAAAGTCGCGCCCCCGGCTCGCGTGGAAGCCCCGGAGATGCGTCTGCCGGAACAGCCGGCTGCCGTGGAGTCTCCATCCAACCCGATCCCTCCGCCGAGCGAACCGGTGGCCGAGCTCGCCGACGTGTATTTCGATTTTGATCAATATGCGCTCCGCCGTGAGGCGCGATCGAGGCTCAAAGCCGCGGCCACGATTCTCCAGGCGCAGCCGGACCAAACGATCGTGATCGAAGGCCACTGTGATGAGCGGGGCACCAGTGCGTACAACCTCGTCCTGGGGGAACGGCGCGCTCAGGCCGCCAAGCGCTATTTGCAAGACCTCGGGGTGGCCGCGTCGCAACTCCGCATCCTCAGTTACGGGAAAGAACGGCCCTTCTGCACCGAGCACAGTGAAGCCTGCTGGCAATCGAACCGACGAGTGCATTTCAAGCAGCCGTAG